CCGTGGAGTGAGCAGCGCCCGCCCGTTCCCCGCGCACTCGAAGGTGACGGTCCGCGTCACCTTCGGCCGCGCCCACAGGTCGGCGAGGGTGTACTCCACCGTCCGGCCCACCCGACCGTCGATCACCAGGCGCCAGCGGTCTGGGTCGACGTCCGGGATGTCGTAGTGCACCAGCAGGTAGTGCAGGCCGACCGGCGTGATGTCGTACCGGAGCGCCTCCAGCGGCATCGCGTGGTTGCGCCCGGCGAGGTGGAGCTCGTCCTGGGTGATGCCCTCGTCGGGAGCGGCGATCCGCGCCGGAACGCTGACCTCGCTGAGCTGCTTCTCGGTCATGTCCTGACCACCGCGAGTTGGCGAAAAACGACGACGCCTCCACGGTAAGCGGCCTACGCCCCACCCGCGCTGCGGGGACGGCGGCCCTGCTCCGCGGTCGATCGTCCTCGGCTCTGCCCTCGACACACCTTCGGCGGCCCCGGCTCCAGGCGGGGTGTCCACCCCAGCTGACCAGCTCATTCGTGCATGTGCGAGACTCCGCGGATGCGCATCCCCCCGATCGTCGTGCTGCCCGCCACCGCAGCGCTCGCCGTGTTCGGCTTCGTTGCCTACGGCTCGGCCAACAGCAGTCACACCTCGCCGGCTCCGATCGACACGCCCACCCTCAGCGCCGAAGCGCTCAAGGCCGTCGACGCCGAGGTCAGCCGATGGGACCGAGGACAAGGGGGACACGACCTCATCACCCTGCTCAACGCGGTGATCAAGGTCGGCGACGACAAGACCAGCGACGCCCTGTACAACGACTGCGCAGCGGTCACCAGCGCCGCCACCCAGCTCCAGCACGACGCCCCGATCCCGGACGGCCCGTCGCAAGCCCACCTCACGCGCGCTCTCGAGGACCTGCTGCCCGGTGCGAGCCAGTGCGGCCCGGGGTCGAACCAGGGCGTCGAGGCGATGGGGAGCGCAACCTACATGATCAACCAGGGGATCCAGGAGCTCCAGGCCGTCGACAAGCGCATGGCGATCCTGGACGCCGGCAGGTAATCGTCGCCGAGCGGCGATGATGCTCCCCGACGGCCCGTAGGCGGCCCCCGCGTCGGGAAAGGGCCGGACGACAGTGGATCGACCTCCACCGTGGTCCGGCCCTTCGTCGTGCCAGGGGTGCCGCTGAGCTGCGGTTGCAGCACCGGCTGGGCCCGTCTGTCATCGTTGGCCGGCCTCGCACGGCCCAGACGCAGACCAACGGTCATGAGACGGGCCCGGCGCACGCTGTGCTCAACCTGTAACTCCATCAGTGATGGGGGTAGCACTGGTCGATTCGGTGAGGATCAGCTAGGGCAGCCATCAGCACGGCGATTGTGAGGATCAGCCCCAATTGCACTGCGAGCTGGCATTGCAGTCGGCGCACGCTCACAGCGTCACCTCGCTCGCTGGCGAAGAGGAGTTTGAAGGCCATCACCGCAGTGACCACGAAGATCCCGACCAGGGCAACCCAGCCGATGGCGAGTGCTGGGTCGAACACCTGCGGCTCGGTGGCATCCGACTGGCCCGGGGTGAAGCACCCCGACGAAAAGACCAGCAGGATGAATCCGGGAACGGCAAGGACGGCGACGAGACAGGTGGTCTCGATCAGCAGGGTCCGCAGGGCGATCCGCCACCTCGGCACTTCCAGCGATTCAGGTGTCACTTCGTTCCCCCATGCGCATGCGGTCACCGAGGCCGCAACGCTGCCAGAGAATTTGAACGAGTTCAACTCCTGTCGGAGGACGCTGTCCCACTCCCCAGGACGCCATCCAAGACGACGGAGCTGACGTTCCAGCCGATGGTCGGCAGGTCGACTCTCCCCACGAGATTTTCCTTGCCCACGGCGCTACGCAGGTGGGCGAACCCGAGGACGGCGAAGAGGCCGGTCGCCCTCAGGCACTTCTCCTCTCCCGAGCAGCGCAGGGCGCACGCGGAAGGCCCCGGATGCGCTCTACAAGGGACGCGGCTTCGCGGCTTGACGGCCCAGAGACGGCCCAGACGCCGTTTGGGGGCCGTTGGGGGGACCAAATGGGCGAGAGCCCGGCGGTTGCAATCCGCCGGGCTCCCGCCCCTGGCCAGGAAGTCCGCTGACCTGCGGTTACAGCACCGGAAGGCCGCGGCGGAGCTCGAAGGCGGTGACCTCGGAGCGGTACTCCTCCCATTCCTGGCGCTTGTTGCGCAGGAAGAAGTCGAAGACGTGCTCGCCCAGCGTCTCGCGGACGAGTTCGCTGCGCTCCATCAGGTCGATCGCCTCGCCGAGGTTCTGCGGGAGGGGCTCGATGCCGAGGGCGCGGCGCTCGAGGGAGCTGAGCGCCCAGACGTCGTCGTCGGCGCCGGGCGGGAGTTCGTAGCCCTCGGCGATGCCCTTGAGGCCGGCCGCGAGGATGACGGAGTAGGCCAGGTAGGGGTTGCAGCCCGTGTCCAGGGAGCGGATCTCCACGCGGGTGGAGCCCTGCTTGCCCGGCTTGTACATGGGCACCCGGACCAGAGCGGAGCGGTTGTTGTGGCCCCAGCAGATGTACGACGGCGCCTCGCCGCCCGCGCCCGCGGCGCGCTGGGAGCCGCCCCAGATGCGCTTGTACGAGTTGACCCACTGATTGGTGATCGCAGCCGTCTCCGCCGCGTGCCGCAGCAGGCCGGCGATGAAGGAGCGGCCGACCTTGGAGAGCTGGTACTCCGCGCCCGCCTCGTGGAAGACGTTGCGGTCGCCCTCGAAGAGGGAGAGGTGGGTGTGCATGCCCGAGCCCGGCCATCCGGAGAACGGCTTCGGCATGAAGGTCGCGTGCACGCCCTGCTCCAGTGCGACCTCCTTCATCACCAGACGGAACGTCATGATGTTGTCCGCCGTCGACAGCGCGTCGGCGTAACGCAGGTCGATCTCCTGCTGGCCGGGGGCGCCCTCGTGGTGGCTGAACTCCACCGAGATGCCCATCGACTCCAGCATGGTGATGGCCTGGCGGCGGAAGTCGTGGCCGACGCCGCGCGGGGTGTGGTCGAAGTAGCCCGAGTGGTCCGCCGGGATCGGCGCGGTGCCGTCCGCGGGGAGGTTGTTGAGCAGGAAGAACTCGATCTCGGGGTGGGTGTAGAAGGTGAAGCCCAGGTTGGACGCCTTCTCCAGGGTGCGCTTGAGGACGTAGCGCGGGTCCGCGAAGGACGGGGAGCCGTCCGGCATCAGGATGTCGCAGAACATGCGGGCCGTGCCCGGCGCCTCCGACCGCCACGGCAGTATCTGGAAGGTCGCCGGGTCCGGCTTGGCCAGCATGTCCGACTCGTAGACCCGGGCGAAGCCCTCGATCGCGGACCCGTCGAAGCCGATGCCCTCCTCGAAGGCCTGGTCCAGTTCGGCCGGGGCGACCGCGACGGACTTGAGGAAACCGAGGACGTCGGTGAACCAGAGCCGGACGAACCGGATGTCTCGCTCTTCGAGAGTGCGGAGCACGAACTCCTGCTGCTTGCCCATGGCTACAGTCTCACCTCTGCGGTTTACGGTTGCGTTAACGCGGAAGCGCAGGCGGCGCCTGGTCCACTGATCGCATCATTGCAGATTATGAGCCTGGTGGGACGGCCAGGCAGGGCCGTCAGGAGACCCGGCCGAACTGGGTGGGGTAGTAGCCCGTCGACAGGACCGAGATGCGGACGTCCGCCCCCGGGTGCGGCGCCTCGATGTAGCGGCCGGAGCCCAGGTAGATCGCCACGTGGTGGATCCCCGACGCGCGACTGCTGGAGGACCAGAAGATGAGGTCGCCGCGGCGCAGCTGGCTCGCCGCGATGGGTGTGGTCGCCCGGTACTGGTCGGCGGCGACCCGGGGCAGGCGGACGTCGGCCCGGTAGTACGCCTGTTGCACGAGTCCGGAGCAGTCGTAGCCGTAGGGGCCGTTGCCGCCCCAGACATAGGGCTTGCCGAGCTGCGCCTCGGCGAAGGAGATCGCGGACTCCAGGGTGCCCACGCCCTGCCCGGGCGGCGGGGTGGGGGGCTTGCCGGAGCCGGGGTCGCCGGGGCCCGGGCCGGGGTTGGGGTGGGAGGCGCCCGCGTACCTGAGGTAGATGTCGTAGTGCGTGGTCCAGCGCCACTCGCCGTTCTTGCGGAACCAGTAGCGCTGCCCGTCCCAGCCCCAGGTGATGCCGCCCGCGGTCTGGGTGGAGCCGCTGCCGCCGCCGACGTAGGTCAGGTAGATGTCGTAGTGCGTGGTCCAGCGCCATTCGCCGTTCTTGCGGAACCAGTAGCGCTGTCCGTCCCAGCCCTGGCGGATCGCGCCGGTGGTGGTGCCGCTGTCGCCGCTGCCCGCGTGGCGCAGGTAGACGTCGTAGTGGGTGGTCCAGCGCCACTGCCCGTCGGACTTGAACCAGTAGCGGTGACCGTCCCAGCCGGCGTGCGCGGGCGCGGGCTCGGCGTTGGCCGTGGGGGCGGTCATCAGCGCGGCTCCGCCGCCCACCGCGAGCATCGCGGTCGTCGCGGCGGCCCGCACCAGTGGGCGCGTGTGGTGGCGCGGTTCGGAGGCGGTCGGCGAGGCGGCCCTGCCGTGCGCACGGCACGGGGCGCAGGTGCAGTCGGATATGTCCAGTTCGGCGAAGGCGGTCATCGCGGACGGGCTCCGTTCCTCGGGAGTGGTGCGTACGGCGGCGTCACGAAGGTCTGCGTCACTGCTGCGGGGTGCGCGCGCGGAAGGAGAGCGCGGTCGCGGAACGGTGGAGCGGTGCCGGGGGCCGGACGGCCTCCGCGGCGCGGGTGGCGTCGGCGGCGTCGAGGGCGTCCAGGGGGTCGAGCACACCGGGCACGGCCGTCGCGGAGCCCGGAGCCGGGATCGACGGGGTGACCGGAGAGGTGACCGGGTCGGTGTCGACCGGCTCGACGGCCGCGTCGCTCCCCTGCTGGGCGACCGGGACGGCGAGGAAGGCGGTGACCAGGTCGCGGGTGAGCGAGGCGCGGAAGTCTGCGTCGAGGGTCAGGCCCTGGTCGCGTTCGAGTTGGCGCAGCGTCAGGGTCGCCGTCTCGACCGCGTCGCCGACGATGACCTCGCGCGTGCCCGCGTCCAGCTCGGCGAGTCGGCGGCGGCGCATGCCGTCGGCGAAGTCGGCCCGGTAGCCGAGGCCGACCGCCTGGACCGAGTAGACGGCGACGCCGACCGGGGCCATCTCCGCGCCCAGGAGGCGGGTGAGCTCGCCGCCGAGCCACTGGCCGTCGCGGAGCGAAGGGCCGGGGGTGACGAAGCTGTCGCACGGCAGCGTCGAGGCGATCCGGCAGAAGACGGCCTCCGCGCTGGCGGCGAGGTGTGCGCCGTGGTCGTCGACCGCGAACCTGGCCCGGGCGGTGTCCTTGACCTGCCACACCAGCATCAGCTCGGCGGTGATCGGGGAGCCCTCGCGGTCGGTGGCGGCGATCGGCTCGCTGCGCCAGTGCCGGATCCGCACGTCGACGGCGCGGCGCTTGAGCAGCGGGTTCACCCAGACCAACCCGGAGCGCCGCACCGAGCCGCGGTAGCCGCCCCAGCGGCTGAGCACCCGGACGGTGCCGACCGGATTGGCCATCAGGCCGAAGAGGGCGAGGGCCGTCACCAGCCCGCACAGGGCGAGCAGCAGGACCGCGGGGCGGTCCGCCAGGACCGGACCGCTGTCGTGCAGCGCCCGGCCGCCCGGCGCCCAGGAGGGGAGGCCCGCGGCGCGACGCGCCTGGACGAGCACGGCGCCGACGACCGCGGCGGCGACGACGGGGAACGCGGTCCAGCCGGGCAGGACGCCCCGGGCCGGACGCTCCCTCAGTTCCGCGTCGGATCGGGGCGGGCGGCGGACCGCCCAGGGTGCGGTGGCCTGACGCTCGGCCGGCTGGTCCACGTGGTCCATCCCCTCTGCGGGCGTTCTCAGCCACCCGCACCCGTGCTCGAAGGGCTCGAACGTACCTTTATTTCGGACATATCGTCAATACGGATATATCTCAGTCCCAATACGGGCATGCCCTGATACATCGTGCAAGGAAACACACCCGAACGAGTCGGTGCGCGGACGAACACTCGCCCGCGCGAGCATCCTCGGGCGGGGGCGAACCGAGCCGGGGCGAGCGGCGCGCGATCGCACCGAGGGGCCCCCGCCGACCCATAGCGTCGAAGAGACGATTAGTCTGTGGCCATGACTGGCTTCCGCCTCGCGTTGAACCAGATCGACGCCACCGTCGGCGACATCGACGGCAACGCCGAGCTGATCGTCCGTTGGACCCGCCACGCCGCCGAGCAGGGCGCCCACCTGGTCGCCTTCCCCGAGCAGGCGCTCACCGGCTACCCGGTGGAGGACCTGGCCCTGCGCCCGTCCT
This genomic interval from Streptacidiphilus rugosus AM-16 contains the following:
- the glnA gene encoding type I glutamate--ammonia ligase yields the protein MGKQQEFVLRTLEERDIRFVRLWFTDVLGFLKSVAVAPAELDQAFEEGIGFDGSAIEGFARVYESDMLAKPDPATFQILPWRSEAPGTARMFCDILMPDGSPSFADPRYVLKRTLEKASNLGFTFYTHPEIEFFLLNNLPADGTAPIPADHSGYFDHTPRGVGHDFRRQAITMLESMGISVEFSHHEGAPGQQEIDLRYADALSTADNIMTFRLVMKEVALEQGVHATFMPKPFSGWPGSGMHTHLSLFEGDRNVFHEAGAEYQLSKVGRSFIAGLLRHAAETAAITNQWVNSYKRIWGGSQRAAGAGGEAPSYICWGHNNRSALVRVPMYKPGKQGSTRVEIRSLDTGCNPYLAYSVILAAGLKGIAEGYELPPGADDDVWALSSLERRALGIEPLPQNLGEAIDLMERSELVRETLGEHVFDFFLRNKRQEWEEYRSEVTAFELRRGLPVL
- a CDS encoding C40 family peptidase, coding for MTAFAELDISDCTCAPCRAHGRAASPTASEPRHHTRPLVRAAATTAMLAVGGGAALMTAPTANAEPAPAHAGWDGHRYWFKSDGQWRWTTHYDVYLRHAGSGDSGTTTGAIRQGWDGQRYWFRKNGEWRWTTHYDIYLTYVGGGSGSTQTAGGITWGWDGQRYWFRKNGEWRWTTHYDIYLRYAGASHPNPGPGPGDPGSGKPPTPPPGQGVGTLESAISFAEAQLGKPYVWGGNGPYGYDCSGLVQQAYYRADVRLPRVAADQYRATTPIAASQLRRGDLIFWSSSSRASGIHHVAIYLGSGRYIEAPHPGADVRISVLSTGYYPTQFGRVS
- a CDS encoding SPFH domain-containing protein; translation: MDQPAERQATAPWAVRRPPRSDAELRERPARGVLPGWTAFPVVAAAVVGAVLVQARRAAGLPSWAPGGRALHDSGPVLADRPAVLLLALCGLVTALALFGLMANPVGTVRVLSRWGGYRGSVRRSGLVWVNPLLKRRAVDVRIRHWRSEPIAATDREGSPITAELMLVWQVKDTARARFAVDDHGAHLAASAEAVFCRIASTLPCDSFVTPGPSLRDGQWLGGELTRLLGAEMAPVGVAVYSVQAVGLGYRADFADGMRRRRLAELDAGTREVIVGDAVETATLTLRQLERDQGLTLDADFRASLTRDLVTAFLAVPVAQQGSDAAVEPVDTDPVTSPVTPSIPAPGSATAVPGVLDPLDALDAADATRAAEAVRPPAPLHRSATALSFRARTPQQ